GCTGTCGGCCTTTTGGGGCGTAGTGGACGCGCCACCGGCAACAACCTTCACTTTGAAGTGATGATGAACGGCAGGCCCTCGGACCATCGCCGACACATCCTGACGCGAGCACCCTGTTGCGGAAGGATGTGCGGGGCGGTTGACATTTCAATAAAAGATATGGAGGCGTCATGATTTCTTTAAAAAAGTCTTATAAATTTGCGATTGTTGCGCTCTTGGTCTTAATCATAGCTTTTTTCGATTACGCCACCGCACTACATCTATCTAAAATTGATATTGTATATCGTGAATTGTATTTTATTCCAATACTCATTGGAGCGTATTGGTTCGGAAAAAAGGGAGGAATATTCACGTCTCTCGCTTCATCGGCCGTGTACCTCCCGTGCGCCATGCTGGGAACTCCTTTGGGCAGCGCCACCTATTTTAGCAATATGCTGGAAATAGTTTTCTTCAATGCGGCTGGATATTTTGTCGGTACTTACTACGATCTTCGAAGATCACAGTTCACCTTGGCTTCAAGCGACTATGAGGAAGAGCTACCCAAACCAAGCAAGAACATACTCTTCAGCATTTATAGCGCAGAAAATACAGTTAGAGCAGCTCGCTATTTGGCCGACAACTTTTCGCATCAAAGCACAACAACCATCACAATGGTGGGACTCATAAGAGTTCAATCGCAAGATATTTTTGCTACAAAACAAGAATTCAATGTGGCATTTGAAAAATCAAACACCGAAATGAGCATCCTAGTGGAACGCGTCAAAACTATCTTGCTTCAGGGAGGAGTATCCGAAACGAACATTCGAGAACGAACGATAACTGTCGAAGGAAAGACCATGGCAAAAGAAATCTTGGAAGAGCAGCATCGTGGCCATTACGACATGATCATCGTAGGATGCACAAAGATGCCCAAAGCTCAAGAACTTCTTTTTGGAAACACGAATGTTGCTCTTGTTCGGGAAGCACCATGCCCTGTGCTTATTGTTTGTTGATTTTCAATGAGCCATGAGGAGGCGTCATGAACCTGAAGGCAATCATGATCGTGGGATCAATCGTCGTGGTCACGGCCCTGCACTACGGCGTCGCGCCCAGCCATCCCGCCTTGCATCTGCTGCACCGTGAGCTCTACTTCATCCCCATCCTGCTGGCCGGGTTTTGGTTCGGCCTGCGCGTGGCCTTGCTCACCTCCCTGGCCATTACCGTGCTCTATCTGCCGCCAATTTTATCCGGGAAGATGCTCCACGACACGCCCGCCACCGTGATTGCCCAACTTATCATGTTCAATGTGGTGGCCCTGCTCATGGGGCTGTTGGAGGATCGCCGGGCTAGGGAGCAGGAGCGGCTGCTTGGAGCCGAAAAAATGGCCCTCCTCGGCCGGGCCGCCGCTGCCATCGGCCTGGAAGTCAAGGATGTCGTCGTGGCATTGCGTCGCTTGGTGCGTGAGGGGGGCGGGTTCCGCAATCCCGGCGTGGAACCCGACGTCCAGTGCGAAATCGACCGCCTAGATCATCTCCTGTACGCTCTGGTGCGCGTTATCCCATCCCATCAAGTTCCTGCCATATCACTCGACATCAACGACCTGGTGACCGCCAGTGCCGCCCGCCTTGAGAGTGTGGCTCACAAGGTCGGGGTCAAGTTGATGGTGGAAAACGATCCGGCGGGTTGCCGCACCAGAGCCGTATCCGAAGAGTTCGGCGGCATCATCGACGCTTTGGTGAAAAATGCCGTGGAGGCCTCGCCAGCCGGGGGCATCGTCACCATCGCAACCGGGCGTCAGGGCCAATTTTGCCTGATCACGGTACGCGACAAAGGGCAGGGTATCCCGCCGGAACACATAGATAAAATTTTCATGCCTTTTTTTAGCACAAAGCCACGCGGCCATGGTTTGACCTTGGCTTCGACCAAAAAGTTCCTCAAGGATATCGGTGGAGACATAACCGTGGAGAGCGAGCCTGGCAAGGGCGCGGCCTTCCACTTGCATATACCCAGGGAGCGCGCAGGCGACGAACCCCTCATGGGGTTTGGGGCCTAGGCCGTCGAAAACCTCCCCTCCGGTTTGGAATAACCAGGCGGACAGGATCGTTCAGGAGACAGGCATGGCTGATGACGAAAAAAAGCCTCTGTTTGAGGAAGGGACCGTCATTAACGACAAGTGGACGATCTTGGATCATATTGCCACTGGCGGCAAGGGCGAGGTCTACCTAGCTAAGCAGCGGGACCTGGAGCGGCGGGTGGCCTTGAAAATCATGTCCCGGGCGTTTCTGGAAAGCTTGGCGGACGACGAGGCGGAGGTGGCGGTTGAGCTGGAACGGTTTCGACGGGAAGTACAGGTCATGGCCCGACTGCGCCACCCCAATATCCTCCAGGTGTTCGACTACGATCAAGTGGATATCGACGGTTCTCCTCTGAATTATCTCGTCATGGAATACGTGCCAGGCCCGACCCTGACCCAGACCATGCCCGAAGAGGGTTTGGGGAGCGACGAAGCGACTCTCAAGAGCTGGATACGAGAATATTTCCTGCCCGTCTGCAACGGCATGGAGGCTGTACACGCCCAGGGCGTCATCCACCGCGACCTCAAACCCGCCAACGTGCTCATCGACGATGGGACGCCCAAGATCGCCGACTTTGGACTGGCCGGGGGTAACGTGCGCGATTGCGTGACTCAAGACCACCACATCATCGGCACCTTGCCCTACATGGCCGAGGAGCAGTTCCTGGACTTGAACCTAGCCGACATCCGGGCCGACGTCTTCTCCCTGGGGCGGGTTCTGTTCGAAGCCGTGGCTGGGAAAAAGGCCCTGAAAAAAGCCAAGCCGTTCGAAACGGTGGGGTTGGAAAACCCGGTCACCGACTTCCAAAAGCGCCTGGATCGGATCATCCGGCAGGCCACCGCCAAAAAGGTGGCCAAGCGCCTGCCATCAATCCGAAGCCTGCGCCAGACCCTAGAAGATCTTGTGGTCGAAGCCCCGGTCAAAGAGACCCGCCAGGCCGCCCCACACCGCACCGCTTGGTTTGTCTCCGCCGTCGTCCTGGCCGTGCTTTTCGGAGGAGGGCTGCTCTACCATTTCCTGTGGCAAATGCCGTCACGGCAGATTGGACAGGAAGCGGTGAATACGGAAATGACCGCGCCGTCCTCTACGCCACCTGCCGCGCCGCAGTCGCCGTCAACGGCGGAGGCCCCGGCCGGTCATCATCCCGGCGAGGCCGCTCCCCAGCCCCCCCTGGCCCCGGGCGAGACGCCACCTCCACGTTTTTCAGGACGAAACGGCTCGACATTTCTCATGGTTCCGGGCGGCGAGATTTCCCCTGGGGTCGATGGAGCGCCGGATACGGTGCTTGTGCCGTCGTTTTATATGCAGGAAACCCAAATCACCAATCATCAGTTCGTCATGTTCTTGAATCTGGTGCGCGACCGCGTCACAATCAAGGAAGGGGCGGTTTCTGGTGAAGATGGAATATGGCTGCTGTTGGGGGAGATCTCCCCTTGGTATGAGCCTATCACCTATCGGCAGGGCATGTTCGTGATGGACCCGGCCACGGCCATGAACCCCGTGGTCAGGGTCTCCGCCAAGGGAGCACGGGCTTTTGCCGACTTCTACGGTTCCCGCCTGCCCACGGTGGCCGAGTGGCGGCTGGCTCAACGATTGGGGGAAGATGTTGGAAAGACCAATTCGCTCGCACCGTCCCGAGTCCCTTTTGTGCTTGCTCAGGGCATGGAAATGGACGGATGGTGGCAGGAAAGAACCCCGCCCAAACAGAAACAGGTCAAACCAGCTGTTCCGACTAAACCGAAGCAAGTCAAACCGGCCATCCCGGAACGCAAGCTTTTTTCAGTGGCCGACGCACCGGCCAACCGGCTTGGCATCCGGGGGCTTGGGACAAATATCAACGAGTGGACCACCATGGTGATCGGTACAGAGACGCATTACTTTGTCACCGGCGGCCCGCCGACCGACGCATCCTTAATTGAACCGCTCAAGCGTCAGTCCTGGGAAGGCTTTGCTGACGTGGGATTTCGCACGGTCATCCCCATGCCCCAGCCCCAATCCTCATTGTAATCGAAGGCAGCCATGCAAGCATTCGGGGCGAGCGATCAAGGTCGGGTCAGACGCCAAAACCAGGACCGATTCCTGGTCAAGGAATTCCCAGATGGCTCCATGCTTCTGGCCGTGGCCGACGGCCTTGGCGGCCAGGCTGGGGGCGATGTGGCAGCCCAGGCGGTTGTTGACGCCCTGGCCCGTCTGGAACCAGACGGCGGGTCGTCGGAATGCCTCTTGGCCTTGGCCGTGGAGACGGCTGAGCACGTTATCCGTGAGAAAACATTGATTGACCCGCGTTTGGAAGGCATGGGTTCCACTGCCACCGTGGCTTGGGTACAAGACGGCTTTGCCGTTTACGCCCATCTCGGCGATAGCCGCCTCTATCTGTGGCGAAAGGACATCCTCTCTCAGATTACCACCGATCACACTTTTCTTCAGGATTTTTTGGATGACGGCAGTATCACCCCGGAACAAGCCAAAACACATCCTTTCCGGAATATACTGGAAAAGTGCGTTGGTTGCGCCGGGTCTGAGCCTGACACTGGGAGCATTGTCCTGCATGAGGGTGACACTCTCATTTTGTGCACAGACGGATTGTTCAAGGAGTTGCAAGAGGCGGACATCGCCACTGTCATGGCCTCGAACGGAACGACGCAGCAAATGGCGACCACATTACTCAATCAGGCCCTGGCGGCTGGTGGCCGAGACAACACCACCGTTATCGTGATGCAATCGACTCCGACATCCAGCAACAGCTGACGGGTACGCCCCCCTCTAAGGGGTAAACCCAACATTCATGTCACCAGGTATCAAGTAGCTTCGAGCAGGCCCCTGGGCGTGAGAGGTCTGACAAGCAAATCACAAATTTTCAACTTGTTGCATCGCACTGGGCGTTCCTGTACCGGTTCAGGCCAAAGAGGTTTTTTCTCAGGCGGAAGTATGCGATACTGGAACTGGGTGTTACCGCCTTCCATCGAAGTTTCCATAACGTCCGTTCCGGGGCATCACCTTTTCAACCATCCCAACACCTTACCCTGAACGGGCCGCATCGAGGCCGCCAGGAATCGCCCAAACGTGCCAGGGCCGTATACGAATCTGTTTTAGCGTATGCAGCTCGCGCACGCTTCGCTATTTCCGTCAGCACGACCAGACAAGGATCACCTGGAGCTTCAAACGCAGAAAACCCCGTGTGGAGATTCCCGTCGATTTTCCCAGCCATCCAATGTCACGGCCAGAATAGCGTTTTTTCTTCCACTATGGGAGGGCATACCAAGAGCCCTTCCCGGTCCCATAACGCGTTAAATGCCCTTGTTCAACAAGTCGCCGGAAATGCACCTTTAGCGTGTTACGACTAGCCCCCGTCACTTTGGCCATTTCGCCAATCGTAACGCGCCCATGTTGCCGCGCTTGCTCGATGATCTGTGCCGCAAGTTCTGGCAACGTCGCGAGCGTGATTTTTTCTCGCTCCACCTTAGCCGCTAGACGTCGTTTTTGTTGCGCTAGGGCTTGAAGAAAAAACAAAATCCAAGGTTGCCAGTTCGGCGTATCGGTGCGGATCGTCCCCTGTGTTTGGCGCAATGCAAGATAATAGGCCTCCTTGCTGTTTTCTATGACGCTTTCCAAAGAGCTATAAGGGACATAAGTATAGCCCGCCTGCAACAAGAGAAGGGTTGTCAAAATACGGCTCAAACGACCGTTGCCGTCTTGGAATGGGTGAATTTCTAAAAAAACAACCACAAATACGGCAATCAGCAAAAGCGGATGTAGTCGTCTCGTTTCTCGGGCCTCGATATACCACTCGACAAGCTCAGCCATTAGCCTTGGCGTATCGAATGGCGAAGCTGTCTCAAAGATGATGCCGATTTGCTGGCCTGTCTCGTCAAACGCGACGACACTGTTCGGGAGTGTTTTATATCCCCCACGGTGGCGGTCGTCCTTTTCGCTGTGGCGCAGAAGGTCGCGGTGAAGCTGCTTGATATGGTTCTCAGTGAGCGGAATGTGGGGCCATACCTCAAAGATCGTTCCCATTGTTTCCGCATAACCGGCCACTTCCTGTTCGTCACGCGTGATAAAAGAGTTGATTTTAAGGTCGGAAAGAAGGCGTTCAACCTCACGGTCAGACAGCTTGGCCCCTTCAATCCGGGTTGATGACCCGATGCTTTCAATCGTGGCGACATGACGCAGGGCGTTCAGGCGTTCGGGAGCCAACGCGCCAAGGGCACGCCAAGCGCCCTTAAACTCGTCACATTCTGCGATTATCGCCAAAAACTCCGGCGTGATGCGGATGCTGTCTGTTTTGATCATGTGAGTCCCTTACACCCATATTTACACCCACATTCACCCATAAGTCCAGTTTGAAGCGTGTCCCTCTGTTTCGCCAATGTTGACCCTCTCCCGGTGTCCCCTCACCGGAAGGGCGTGGTGGAGTGCGAAGTTTTTGTGGCGAGAGAGGAGAAGGGGAATGGACAGAGATGCCCCTTGATTAAATCCGCCAGCCTCCTCTATTCGCACCAGAAAATGCTTGATTTACCGAGCTAAAAATTTGTATACACCCCTCAATAGGGGGCAAAAATGAGTGTGATCATCGCTTGCTCAAATAACAAGGGAGGGTCAGGGAAAACGTGCTGTTCCGTTACTCTAGCCCATGCACTCGCCAATCGGGGGAAAAGGGTACTCGTCTGCGACCTTGATACTCAATGCAACGCCACGTCTCTCCTGCTTCGGATAGGGGATACTCCACGAAATAGCCTCTACGAACTACTTTCGGGCACAGCCGAAACAGCCGACTGCATCTATCCATCGAAGTATGAAATGGTCGATGTCCTCCCCAATGTGGAGGAGGTCGCGGCTATGGAGTTCGACTTGATTAAGGAAGCTGACCTAAAGCTTCCATTACTACGCGATAGATTGCGTCCGCACGCCGACGCAAAGTACGACTTTGTCTTTCTGGACTGCCCACCCAACTTGGGGTTCTGGACCATGTCTGCCCTCATATCGGCCAATTTAGTCATCTCACCTACGGTTTCTGGGTCAGGTTTCTCACTGGATGGACTTCTGCGAACCATTAAATTGATCAAAGAGATTCAGCAGGACACAAACCCAGGCCTACGATTCTTCCGACTCCTCATCAACAATGTGGACCGCAGAACAACCATGGGGAAGGTCACTATGGCGCAACTGGCTGACAAGCTAGGATCAGAAATGATCTTCTCCACTACCATCCCAGCAAGCGCTCAATTCCAACAGGCCGAACACCTACGGGAGACGGTCTTGCGCCAGAACACTAAGGGACCTGGGGCAAAGGCGTATCGTGCTTTGGCCCAAGAGGTCTTGGATTTGGTCGGAGGCTGATATGACCGAACGCAAGGGAATTTCCAGCATCCTATCCAAAGTTAAGCCAGCGGCAGAAAGCACGCCAGAAGGAAGGACTCACCCTACCGCCTTCGATAAGTTTATGGCGACTAGTCCGCTTGATGCCGAACCCAACTTGGCCGATATCGCTAGGCAGATTTCAACACATTCACGGCGAGATAGTCAGATTGGGTCAGACCAAATCAGACCAGATCAGACCGAGCACCCGAATCGAGCACCCGAATCGAGCACCCATGACGGACACCCGAACCGAACACCTGAACCGGGTGTTCGACCCGAACCGAGCACCCGAACCGAGCACCCAACGCGGGCACTCGGTTCGAGCATCCGCATTGGACACCCGATTCGAACACCCGAACCGAGCACTCAACCCGAACACCCGCAGCCAAACCTGATCAAGCTGTGTCCTCCGGTAGAGGCTGCCACGCTAGCCCAAAAAACATTGCTTCGCTATTTTCAGGTGAACGGGCCACATGTCACAAATTATGATTTAATTGCAGCGGAAACAGACGTTCCCAGGGGAACGGTGCGCCGCGTGGTGAAAAAATTTGTCACGCTTGGAATGCTCGAAAAACGACCATGGAGAGAGGGTAATAAGCAGGGGGTTTTCTTCGCCCTACTCCACAACCGGGCACCCGAACTGAACACCCGAACCGAACACCCGTTTCGGGCACCCGAACCGGGCACCCGAAACGAACACGCACCACACTCTCTTAAGATAGATAGATTAAATACTCTATCTATCTCTCAAGAGACGCTAGCCATGACCTGGCCCCATCTGGTCCGGGCCGGCTTTGGCGCGGACCAGATGGAGCAGATCGTGGATAACCTGGACCAGCTCGGCAAACCCACCGACCGCATCGTCGCCGGCCTGGACCATGCCGAATGGGAATTAGAAAACGGCAAAATGCTGGACAAGGCTGGCCAGCCCGTGGCCGATCCATGCTCATGGGTGTTCACTGCCCTGGCCCGAACCGGCTACTACCGCCGGCCCAAAGGCTACGTCAGCCCCGAGGAGCAGGCCGCCAAGGACGCCGAGGCCGAAGCCAAGGCGGTTGTCGCCGCCCGGCAGGCCGCCGAGCAAGCCCAATTCGAGGCCTGGCGGGATGGGCTCTCGCCCGACGAGCTTGCCGACGCCCTGCGTGGCCACCCAGGCGGCCCGAAGGATGCATGGCTGAAGAAAATGTGGCGTGACCGCAGGAACTAATTCCGGCTCATCCTCTCCCGAAATCCCCGCCCTGATAATTGCGCCTTCGCCCTCTTCCACCGCCGATCCCCTCTCGGATGGTGTCCTGGGACATCTCCAATCCGCACCAGAAAGCCGCCTACAGGGCCTCTGTTGCATTTTTTTGGCTTTCTCCAGGTCTTGGGCCATCCAAGTGTGTGGCGGCCCCGGAAACGGCCTTCTCGGGCGTTCTGGCGGGAACCCTGGTTGTGGAGGCGAAAAACACCGTTTCTTCACCCGCTCCCGTTCTAGGGCATTCTCCAGCCGTGGACCTTGCTGGTTTCGGAATTGGGGAAGGGGTAGCAAACGCCGTTTTTGACCTGCCAGCCATCGCCCTGGCAGCGCATGAGCCGTTGCAACTCACCCTGAGTGGCGAACTGGTACACGGCCTTGCCCTCCTTGCTTGCGGCCCATTTGGCCAGTTCCGGCAGCTGCGCGATTTCTTTCGTGACGCCATCCTGGGCATAGCGCCAGCCGGCATACCCGCCGGCGGCGAAGAAGAGGAGGGCGGCGAGCATGGCCAGACCAACCCACATCTTTGCCCGGTCCCTGGTTATCCTGGGGGCCTCGGTCAACTGCTGGGTGATTCGCTGGCCGGCGGCCTCGGCTTTTCTCGACGCCTCTTCCAAGGCCCTGATAGACAGGCCCACGGTCTGAAGCTCGGATTTCATTTGCGCGACGTGTTTGCCCATGGCGGCCACGTCGTCCTGGTGGACGGCCACCACGTCGCGGATGTTCTCGAAGATTTCTTCAACGTCCTTGTTCACGTCTACGCCCCCGCCGGCCACCACTTGATGAATTTTTCCTTGTCGGCCGGATGGCACCACCATTTTTTGTGCTCACCGTCCCATCTCGCGCCCAGAGCCTTGGCAGCGTCTTTTTCCTCAATAGGTACGTTGAGATAAAACCTCACAGCCGCAGGCGTGGCCAGATGGTTCTTGACACCAGCAGATCCATGACCGGAATTTTCTGATTCTTCTTCCTGGGACTTCGTCTTCATTTCCGCCTTAGCCTTGGCATCATGCTCAAACTTTTTTCGGCCAATATCTTCGAAAGAGTCACGCTCCGCTTCGAGCTTTTCAAACCCGGCGACTAGGATGCCGAGAATCACGTTATCCGGCTGATCCTGCAAGCCGGCTTTCCAGACGAGTCCACCAAGTTTCATTTTGACGTTGGCCTCTTTTTTCCTGGCCTCTTTTCTTATTTTGGCGGCTTCCTCTGCCAGCTTGGCGCGCTTCTGCTCAATTTTTTTAAGCCGTTCCTCGGCCGTCAGCTTCGTTTTTTCAGCCATTTCGAGAGCCTCCTCAAAAATATAGGAAATGAATCATAGACCTTAGGGATAATGTCAAGGCAGCGATGGAAAAAACTTCCAAACGGCCAACGGATGCCTTAAAGCTGGAGCCGAAGAATGAGGCTACACGCAATATATGTTTTGGCAGAGCCAAAACATTGCGCCCCACTTCCGTGGGGATAAAGTCAAAAAACAAAAGGCGTTAAATAGGAATATGGCTTGCTGCTTCGCGGGCTGCTCTATCGTCGGGATGTCAACGGGCACATCCGGCGTCGCCGTGGCCGCCTATATCGACCGCGATAGGTACACTCGCGACCTGACCGGCGAAACTTTCGACTTCCGAAACCACAAAACGGACGAGCCAGTGCTGGCTCGCGGATTTGAGCTTCCCCCTGGTTCTCCAGGGTGGGACAAACAGCGCCTTTGGGATGAGGTGGATAAGGCGGAAATAGCCACCAAGCACCTTGCCAGGACCGGTGAAGTCCGCCTTCGAGCGGGTGCCCAGCTGGCCAAGCATTACGTCTTCGCCTTGCCGAAAGACGTGCAGATCACCGACGCCCAACGCATCGAAATGGCGCGGCAGCATATCCAGGAACAATTCACGGATAACGGCCTGGCCTGCCAGTGGGCGATCCACATGCAGGCGGGCAATCCGCATCTTCATGTCCTGGTGACAACCCGCCGTCTTGGGCGCGAAGGGCTCGACAAGCACAAGGCCACGGACCTGAACCCAGACTTTGCCCGGAAAAATGGCAAAGGGTTCGTCTCGACCCAGGACCGAATCAGCGAAAAATGGGAGGCGTTTCAAAATCGCTATTTCGAGGAACGGGAGTTTGAGTTGCGCGTTGATCCTCGCGGGGTCGTGTTCCAGCTCCACGAGGGCAAGGCCCGACACATCGAGGCGTCATGGAAGACGGCCGAGAACGAGGCCCGTCTTGAAGACGCCCGGCAGACCGCGCTGGTGGAGCCGAAAACGATCCTTGAAAAGCTGACCGCCCGGCAATGCCTGTTCACGGAGCGTGAGCTCAATGCGGTGCTCAAAAAGGCCGGCGTGGAGGACATGATCGAACGCGAGGCCGCGAAGCAGCGGGTGTTGTCCTGCCCGGAGTGCGTGAAGCTCTACGACGGGCAGGGTCAGGAAACGGGGCTCTACACGTCCACGCTCGTGCGGGCCGAGGAACGGGCGATCCTGGAGCTGACGGACCGGAAGATGCGGGAGGGCGGCGGCCATGTTTCGGAACGAGCGCGGCAGCAGGCGCTTTCCCGCAAGACCTTGGACCCGGAGCAGCGGGAAGCCTTCGACGTGATGACGGCCGCAAACCGGCTTTGCGTCATTCAGGGCCGGGCGGGGGCCGGCAAGAGCTACACCATGGGCGCGGCCCGGGACGCTTTCGAGGTCGACGGCTGGCGGGTGGTGGGCTTGGCCCCGACCAACACGGTCAGCCGGGACATGCACACGGACGGTTTTCAGGAGGCGTCCACGGTCCATGCGGAGCTTTTGCGCCAGGAAAAGGCGCGCACCAACCCGCGCAGCCGGGTCAAGGCCTGGGACCGCAAGACGGTTGTTTTCGTCGATGAAGCGGCCATGCTGGATAACAGGACCATGCATCGCCTGCTGCAGCAGGCGGACGTTTCCGGGGCGAAGGTCGTCATGATTGGCGACGACGCGCAGCTGGCCAGCATCCAGCGTGGGGGGATGTACACCGAAATTCGGCAGAAAACGGATAGTGCCTTGATTTCGTTGGTCAGGCGGCAGAAGCAAGATTGGATGCGGCAGGCCAGCATGGATCTTGCCGATGGGAAGATCAAGGAGGCCATGACGGCTTACCAGGAACACGATTGCATCAAGGCAGCAAAGGAGCCGATAGAGGTATTATTGCAGGATTGGAAACGGGACGTCGCGCGAAATCCCGACGTTAACCGATTCATTTATGCTGGAATAAATACGGAAGTGAACCGTATAAACGACGCCTGCAGCAAGACCATGCGGGAGCTGGGGAAGGT
This genomic interval from Solidesulfovibrio carbinoliphilus subsp. oakridgensis contains the following:
- a CDS encoding universal stress protein, giving the protein MISLKKSYKFAIVALLVLIIAFFDYATALHLSKIDIVYRELYFIPILIGAYWFGKKGGIFTSLASSAVYLPCAMLGTPLGSATYFSNMLEIVFFNAAGYFVGTYYDLRRSQFTLASSDYEEELPKPSKNILFSIYSAENTVRAARYLADNFSHQSTTTITMVGLIRVQSQDIFATKQEFNVAFEKSNTEMSILVERVKTILLQGGVSETNIRERTITVEGKTMAKEILEEQHRGHYDMIIVGCTKMPKAQELLFGNTNVALVREAPCPVLIVC
- a CDS encoding ATP-binding protein; protein product: MNLKAIMIVGSIVVVTALHYGVAPSHPALHLLHRELYFIPILLAGFWFGLRVALLTSLAITVLYLPPILSGKMLHDTPATVIAQLIMFNVVALLMGLLEDRRAREQERLLGAEKMALLGRAAAAIGLEVKDVVVALRRLVREGGGFRNPGVEPDVQCEIDRLDHLLYALVRVIPSHQVPAISLDINDLVTASAARLESVAHKVGVKLMVENDPAGCRTRAVSEEFGGIIDALVKNAVEASPAGGIVTIATGRQGQFCLITVRDKGQGIPPEHIDKIFMPFFSTKPRGHGLTLASTKKFLKDIGGDITVESEPGKGAAFHLHIPRERAGDEPLMGFGA
- a CDS encoding bifunctional serine/threonine-protein kinase/formylglycine-generating enzyme family protein; the encoded protein is MADDEKKPLFEEGTVINDKWTILDHIATGGKGEVYLAKQRDLERRVALKIMSRAFLESLADDEAEVAVELERFRREVQVMARLRHPNILQVFDYDQVDIDGSPLNYLVMEYVPGPTLTQTMPEEGLGSDEATLKSWIREYFLPVCNGMEAVHAQGVIHRDLKPANVLIDDGTPKIADFGLAGGNVRDCVTQDHHIIGTLPYMAEEQFLDLNLADIRADVFSLGRVLFEAVAGKKALKKAKPFETVGLENPVTDFQKRLDRIIRQATAKKVAKRLPSIRSLRQTLEDLVVEAPVKETRQAAPHRTAWFVSAVVLAVLFGGGLLYHFLWQMPSRQIGQEAVNTEMTAPSSTPPAAPQSPSTAEAPAGHHPGEAAPQPPLAPGETPPPRFSGRNGSTFLMVPGGEISPGVDGAPDTVLVPSFYMQETQITNHQFVMFLNLVRDRVTIKEGAVSGEDGIWLLLGEISPWYEPITYRQGMFVMDPATAMNPVVRVSAKGARAFADFYGSRLPTVAEWRLAQRLGEDVGKTNSLAPSRVPFVLAQGMEMDGWWQERTPPKQKQVKPAVPTKPKQVKPAIPERKLFSVADAPANRLGIRGLGTNINEWTTMVIGTETHYFVTGGPPTDASLIEPLKRQSWEGFADVGFRTVIPMPQPQSSL
- a CDS encoding PP2C family protein-serine/threonine phosphatase encodes the protein MQAFGASDQGRVRRQNQDRFLVKEFPDGSMLLAVADGLGGQAGGDVAAQAVVDALARLEPDGGSSECLLALAVETAEHVIREKTLIDPRLEGMGSTATVAWVQDGFAVYAHLGDSRLYLWRKDILSQITTDHTFLQDFLDDGSITPEQAKTHPFRNILEKCVGCAGSEPDTGSIVLHEGDTLILCTDGLFKELQEADIATVMASNGTTQQMATTLLNQALAAGGRDNTTVIVMQSTPTSSNS
- a CDS encoding Fic family protein; translated protein: MIKTDSIRITPEFLAIIAECDEFKGAWRALGALAPERLNALRHVATIESIGSSTRIEGAKLSDREVERLLSDLKINSFITRDEQEVAGYAETMGTIFEVWPHIPLTENHIKQLHRDLLRHSEKDDRHRGGYKTLPNSVVAFDETGQQIGIIFETASPFDTPRLMAELVEWYIEARETRRLHPLLLIAVFVVVFLEIHPFQDGNGRLSRILTTLLLLQAGYTYVPYSSLESVIENSKEAYYLALRQTQGTIRTDTPNWQPWILFFLQALAQQKRRLAAKVEREKITLATLPELAAQIIEQARQHGRVTIGEMAKVTGASRNTLKVHFRRLVEQGHLTRYGTGKGSWYALP
- a CDS encoding ParA family protein; translated protein: MSVIIACSNNKGGSGKTCCSVTLAHALANRGKRVLVCDLDTQCNATSLLLRIGDTPRNSLYELLSGTAETADCIYPSKYEMVDVLPNVEEVAAMEFDLIKEADLKLPLLRDRLRPHADAKYDFVFLDCPPNLGFWTMSALISANLVISPTVSGSGFSLDGLLRTIKLIKEIQQDTNPGLRFFRLLINNVDRRTTMGKVTMAQLADKLGSEMIFSTTIPASAQFQQAEHLRETVLRQNTKGPGAKAYRALAQEVLDLVGG
- a CDS encoding DUF5710 domain-containing protein, with protein sequence MAEKTKLTAEERLKKIEQKRAKLAEEAAKIRKEARKKEANVKMKLGGLVWKAGLQDQPDNVILGILVAGFEKLEAERDSFEDIGRKKFEHDAKAKAEMKTKSQEEESENSGHGSAGVKNHLATPAAVRFYLNVPIEEKDAAKALGARWDGEHKKWWCHPADKEKFIKWWPAGA
- a CDS encoding AAA family ATPase, whose protein sequence is MFWQSQNIAPHFRGDKVKKQKALNRNMACCFAGCSIVGMSTGTSGVAVAAYIDRDRYTRDLTGETFDFRNHKTDEPVLARGFELPPGSPGWDKQRLWDEVDKAEIATKHLARTGEVRLRAGAQLAKHYVFALPKDVQITDAQRIEMARQHIQEQFTDNGLACQWAIHMQAGNPHLHVLVTTRRLGREGLDKHKATDLNPDFARKNGKGFVSTQDRISEKWEAFQNRYFEEREFELRVDPRGVVFQLHEGKARHIEASWKTAENEARLEDARQTALVEPKTILEKLTARQCLFTERELNAVLKKAGVEDMIEREAAKQRVLSCPECVKLYDGQGQETGLYTSTLVRAEERAILELTDRKMREGGGHVSERARQQALSRKTLDPEQREAFDVMTAANRLCVIQGRAGAGKSYTMGAARDAFEVDGWRVVGLAPTNTVSRDMHTDGFQEASTVHAELLRQEKARTNPRSRVKAWDRKTVVFVDEAAMLDNRTMHRLLQQADVSGAKVVMIGDDAQLASIQRGGMYTEIRQKTDSALISLVRRQKQDWMRQASMDLADGKIKEAMTAYQEHDCIKAAKEPIEVLLQDWKRDVARNPDVNRFIYAGINTEVNRINDACSKTMRELGKVRGGITYACEKGEKKFQQTIGVGDRIQFNATAKNIDKNLINGNFGTVQKQSQKQIEVRLDSGAMVSFNPGEYKGFALGYAGTVYKGQGKTQTDVYALHGVTWNNRTTYVGATRHKGNFTLYVDSEKVKGFEQLARSMSRSQDRASTLGYLDERQANQVKERGRDRDGPALTLPGRSRVEEPSLDAPKLEIDPERLRAAREARDRQERFANPEKAREHIQAKARELRETITARDKHKAAMVKMRPESLDYRAAVKKLVRLEGKEQEADLVLRKSCKELAGTLGKQAVKAEIAKVFGLEKAGVFMQQCGLEKAVKHQIKGMDYSR